From Gordonia crocea, the proteins below share one genomic window:
- a CDS encoding D-alanine--D-alanine ligase family protein produces MPDAAQTPLRLVVLFGGASAEHDISCISAAHVLAAADRSRYELVPVGITRDGTWVAPSEAIAALADDRPLGNSLDPVGPAVEPVATLLGDGTATTVVLPLLHGPHGEDGTIQGLLELLGIAYVGSGVLGSAVCMDKAMAKDVAAYRDIPQCRWIEHRDGIDDEQQTITAAVDDLGLPVFVKPANMGSSVGITKAHDEAELAVALKTALAYDDVLVIEEGITAREIEVAVLGNADPKASLPGEILPGSEFYDYEDKYVTGNAALQIPAHLPSSAIDEVRELAVRCYRALRCRGLARVDFFYEESYRDGPGRGWLLNEINTIPGFTPASMYPKMWEATGLSYSGLIDRLVELAIEAHARRSGFSTSR; encoded by the coding sequence ATGCCCGACGCCGCACAGACCCCGCTGCGCCTCGTCGTCCTGTTCGGCGGCGCCTCCGCCGAGCACGACATCTCCTGCATCAGCGCCGCCCACGTTCTCGCCGCCGCAGACCGCTCGCGCTACGAGCTGGTCCCGGTCGGGATCACCCGCGACGGCACATGGGTGGCACCGTCGGAAGCGATTGCCGCGTTGGCCGACGACCGCCCACTCGGCAACTCGTTGGACCCGGTTGGGCCGGCGGTCGAACCCGTCGCCACCTTGCTCGGCGACGGCACCGCGACCACCGTCGTCCTCCCCCTGCTGCACGGTCCACACGGCGAGGACGGCACCATCCAGGGGCTACTCGAACTGCTCGGCATCGCCTACGTCGGATCGGGTGTCCTCGGCTCGGCGGTCTGCATGGACAAGGCCATGGCCAAGGACGTGGCCGCCTACCGCGACATCCCCCAATGCCGGTGGATCGAGCACCGCGACGGCATCGACGACGAGCAACAGACCATTACCGCCGCGGTCGACGACCTGGGACTGCCGGTATTCGTCAAGCCCGCCAACATGGGGTCGTCGGTCGGGATCACCAAGGCCCACGACGAGGCCGAGCTGGCCGTCGCACTGAAAACCGCCCTCGCCTACGACGATGTGCTGGTCATCGAGGAGGGCATCACCGCCCGCGAAATCGAGGTCGCGGTACTCGGCAATGCCGACCCGAAGGCGTCGCTGCCCGGCGAGATCCTGCCGGGGTCGGAGTTCTACGACTACGAGGACAAGTACGTCACCGGCAACGCCGCGCTGCAGATCCCGGCCCATCTGCCGTCGTCGGCGATCGACGAGGTCCGCGAGTTGGCCGTCCGCTGCTACCGCGCGCTGCGGTGCCGGGGCTTGGCGCGGGTGGACTTCTTCTACGAGGAGTCCTACCGCGACGGCCCCGGGCGCGGCTGGCTGCTCAACGAGATCAACACCATCCCCGGCTTCACCCCGGCTTCGATGTACCCGAAGATGTGGGAGGCCACCGGCCTGTCGTACTCGGGCCTCATCGACCGGCTCGTCGAGCTGGCGATCGAAGCGCACGCCCGCCGATCCGGCTTCTCGACCAGTCGCTGA
- the gluQRS gene encoding tRNA glutamyl-Q(34) synthetase GluQRS — MSAGRYAPSPSGDLHVGNLRTALVAWLFARSTGRRFLMRMEDLDERTVPGAAEAQLADLAALGIDWDLPVLFQSSRRDRYDEVVAALTTAGRTFECFCTRREILEAPRAPHAPEGAYPGTCLRLSAVELEAKRAAGRPPAIRLRTDVGEFTVHDELHGDYTGAVDDFVLRRGDGTPAYNLAVVVDDAETGVDQVVRGDDLLASAPRQAYLATLLGWVAPTYAHVPLVVNADDVRLSKRDGAVTLKDLAAQGVSTQTVLDLMARSVNLADADESVTSGELLARFDPAVLPRRAWIFEV, encoded by the coding sequence GTGTCGGCCGGCCGCTATGCCCCCTCCCCGTCGGGAGACCTGCATGTCGGGAACCTGCGGACCGCGCTGGTCGCGTGGCTGTTCGCACGCAGCACCGGTCGACGATTCCTGATGCGGATGGAAGACCTCGACGAGCGCACCGTCCCCGGCGCCGCCGAGGCCCAACTCGCCGACCTCGCCGCGCTGGGCATCGACTGGGATCTCCCGGTGCTGTTCCAATCGTCGCGGCGGGACCGGTACGACGAGGTGGTCGCCGCCCTCACCACGGCGGGGCGGACCTTCGAATGCTTCTGCACGCGCCGCGAGATCCTCGAGGCCCCGCGGGCGCCGCACGCTCCGGAAGGCGCCTACCCGGGGACCTGCCTGCGGTTGAGCGCGGTGGAACTCGAGGCGAAACGGGCCGCGGGCCGGCCGCCGGCGATCCGGCTGCGGACCGACGTCGGCGAGTTCACCGTCCACGACGAGCTGCACGGCGACTACACCGGCGCGGTCGACGACTTCGTGCTGCGCCGCGGCGACGGCACCCCGGCATACAACCTCGCCGTGGTGGTCGACGATGCCGAAACCGGCGTCGACCAGGTCGTGCGCGGCGATGACCTGCTGGCCTCCGCGCCGCGGCAGGCCTATCTCGCGACCTTGCTCGGCTGGGTAGCGCCGACCTATGCCCACGTCCCATTGGTGGTCAACGCCGACGACGTCCGACTGTCCAAGCGCGACGGCGCGGTGACACTGAAGGACCTTGCCGCCCAGGGTGTTTCGACGCAGACGGTGCTCGACCTGATGGCACGTTCGGTGAACCTGGCCGATGCCGACGAGTCGGTCACCAGCGGCGAACTCCTGGCACGCTTCGACCCCGCGGTCCTCCCCCGTCGGGCCTGGATCTTCGAGGTCTAA
- a CDS encoding NADH-quinone oxidoreductase subunit A, with protein MNAYLPILVLGIIATAFAVVSVGIASFVGPRRANRAKLDAYECGIEPLPQDRAVQRIPVKYYLTAMLFIIFDIEIVFLYPWAVAFDSLGWFGLAAMALFVFNVSVAYAYEWRRGGLSWD; from the coding sequence ATGAACGCCTATCTACCGATCCTCGTGCTCGGGATAATCGCGACCGCATTCGCCGTTGTCTCGGTCGGCATCGCGTCCTTTGTCGGGCCCCGCCGGGCCAACCGCGCCAAGCTCGACGCCTACGAATGCGGCATCGAACCGCTCCCGCAAGACCGTGCGGTGCAACGGATTCCGGTGAAGTATTACCTCACGGCGATGCTGTTCATCATCTTCGACATCGAGATCGTCTTCCTCTACCCGTGGGCCGTCGCCTTCGACTCGCTCGGCTGGTTCGGGCTGGCGGCCATGGCCCTGTTCGTCTTCAACGTCTCCGTCGCCTACGCCTACGAATGGCGCCGCGGCGGACTGAGTTGGGACTGA
- a CDS encoding NADH-quinone oxidoreductase subunit C, giving the protein MSGIRHRPDSEPETITTRAGLFGADGSGDTSGYGRLVREVELGGTTQPPFGGYFDDLLDALRTGLARREVNPDAAIEKAQVHVGELTVFITREYLPIVAGVLRDDPDLRFELCRGVSGVHYPDDTGRELHAVYPLQSITHNRVVRLEVCAPDADPHIPSLCRVYPTNDWHERETYDFFGIVFDGHHSLTRIEMPDDWEGHPQRKDYPLGGVPVEYKGATVAPPDRRRSYH; this is encoded by the coding sequence ATGAGCGGGATCCGACACCGGCCGGATTCCGAGCCGGAGACCATCACCACCCGGGCCGGACTGTTCGGCGCCGACGGCTCGGGCGACACCTCCGGCTATGGGCGACTGGTCCGCGAGGTCGAACTGGGCGGGACCACCCAACCGCCGTTCGGCGGATACTTCGACGACCTGCTCGACGCGCTGCGCACCGGCCTGGCCCGCCGCGAGGTCAACCCCGACGCCGCGATCGAGAAGGCCCAGGTCCACGTCGGGGAACTGACCGTCTTCATCACGCGCGAGTACCTGCCGATCGTCGCCGGGGTGCTGCGCGACGACCCCGACCTGCGCTTCGAGCTGTGCCGCGGCGTCTCCGGCGTCCACTACCCCGACGACACCGGGCGCGAACTCCACGCCGTCTACCCGCTGCAGTCGATCACCCACAACCGGGTGGTGCGCCTGGAGGTCTGCGCCCCCGACGCCGACCCCCACATCCCCAGCCTCTGCCGCGTCTACCCGACCAACGACTGGCACGAACGGGAGACCTACGACTTCTTCGGCATCGTCTTCGACGGCCACCACAGCCTGACCCGCATCGAGATGCCCGACGACTGGGAGGGCCATCCGCAGCGCAAGGACTACCCGCTGGGCGGCGTCCCCGTCGAATACAAGGGCGCGACCGTGGCGCCGCCGGATCGCCGGAGGTCCTACCACTGA
- the tgt gene encoding tRNA guanosine(34) transglycosylase Tgt: MPDVTASQTRFTVGTRMDLGLGRTGVISTPHGDIATPAFIPVGTKATVKTVVPEAVAQLGAQAVLANAYHLYLQPGPAIVDAAGGLGAFMNWPGPTYTDSGGFQVMSLGVGFKKVIEMTAGHRPDDEKIAEGKERLAAVDDDGVTFKSHIDGTTHRFTPELSMQIQHQLGADIIFAFDELTTLMNTRGYQENSLERTRLWAIRCLAEHNRLSVERSHRPQQSLWGVVQGAQYEDLRRKAARDLAELGARDEADGGKGFGGFGIGGALEKDNLGTIVGWVNAKLPEDKPKHLLGISEPDDIFVAIENGIDTFDCVSPTRVARNGAIYTRDGRVNITNARFRDDFSPLDAELSNYTTQYTRAYLHHLFKAKEGLGATLATLHNLSFVVEMVDGARRAIDDGTYPEYRDDFLGRYYAKR, from the coding sequence ATGCCCGACGTGACTGCTTCGCAAACCCGGTTCACCGTCGGCACCCGCATGGACTTGGGTCTGGGGCGCACCGGGGTGATCTCCACCCCGCATGGCGACATCGCCACCCCGGCCTTCATCCCGGTCGGGACGAAGGCCACCGTCAAGACGGTGGTGCCCGAGGCGGTGGCGCAGCTCGGCGCCCAGGCGGTGTTGGCCAACGCCTACCACCTCTACCTGCAGCCGGGTCCGGCGATCGTCGACGCGGCCGGTGGGCTCGGGGCCTTCATGAACTGGCCGGGCCCCACCTACACCGACAGCGGCGGGTTCCAGGTGATGTCGCTGGGCGTCGGCTTCAAAAAGGTCATCGAGATGACGGCGGGCCACCGTCCCGACGATGAGAAGATCGCCGAGGGCAAGGAGCGGCTGGCCGCCGTCGACGACGACGGGGTGACCTTCAAGTCCCACATCGACGGGACGACCCACCGGTTCACCCCGGAGCTGTCGATGCAGATCCAGCACCAGCTCGGGGCCGACATCATCTTCGCCTTTGACGAGCTGACCACCCTGATGAACACCCGTGGCTACCAAGAGAATTCGTTGGAGCGGACCCGGTTGTGGGCGATCCGCTGCCTCGCCGAGCACAACCGGCTCAGCGTCGAGCGGTCCCACCGACCGCAACAGTCGCTGTGGGGTGTGGTCCAGGGCGCCCAGTACGAGGACCTGCGGCGCAAGGCGGCGCGCGACCTCGCCGAGTTGGGGGCCCGCGACGAGGCCGACGGCGGCAAGGGCTTCGGCGGGTTCGGGATCGGCGGGGCCCTGGAGAAGGACAACCTCGGCACCATCGTCGGCTGGGTCAACGCCAAACTGCCGGAGGACAAGCCGAAACACCTGTTGGGCATCAGCGAGCCCGACGACATCTTCGTCGCCATCGAGAACGGCATTGACACCTTTGACTGCGTGTCCCCGACCCGGGTGGCGCGCAACGGCGCGATTTACACCCGAGACGGCCGGGTGAACATCACCAACGCCCGCTTCCGCGACGACTTCTCGCCGCTCGACGCGGAGTTGAGCAACTACACGACGCAGTACACCCGCGCCTATCTGCACCACCTGTTCAAGGCGAAGGAGGGGCTGGGCGCGACTCTGGCGACACTGCACAACCTGTCCTTCGTCGTCGAGATGGTCGACGGCGCCCGCCGCGCGATCGATGACGGCACCTACCCCGAGTACCGCGACGACTTCTTGGGCCGGTACTACGCCAAGCGTTAG
- a CDS encoding UDP-N-acetylmuramoyl-tripeptide--D-alanyl-D-alanine ligase, whose translation MQFTTADLAAATGGTATGADVTVNGASIDSRTLDRGQLFVPIVAERDGHEFLPAALAAGASAYLTSRDDTPPPDGAAAIRVDDTALALRALGRAARARIGERVVGVTGSVGKTSTKDLLAGVLASTYRTTASAKSFNNELGLPLTLVGAEDGTEAAVLEMGARGVGHIATLCEIASPTVGVLTRVEAVHLENFGSLEAVAQTKGELVESLPASGVAVLNADDENVAAMATRTAARVLTYSAAGASADLTAADVVLDDELRASFTLHSPWGSVPVHLGARGEHQVGNALAAAAAGGSLGVGLDGIVSGLRSAALSGLRMEFSQTDSGLTIINDAYNANPTSMTAALQALVRVDVPRRVAVLGTMAELGEDAALAHREIAELASSLGVDVVAVDEPRYGDGVVHVGDAAAAADYLASLDAPLAVLVKGSRVAALERVVELLG comes from the coding sequence GTGCAATTCACCACCGCAGACCTCGCCGCCGCCACCGGCGGCACCGCGACCGGCGCCGACGTCACCGTCAACGGTGCGAGCATCGATTCGCGCACCCTGGACCGGGGGCAGCTTTTCGTGCCGATCGTCGCCGAGCGCGACGGTCACGAATTCCTCCCCGCGGCCTTGGCCGCCGGCGCTTCGGCATACCTGACCAGCCGCGACGACACGCCCCCGCCGGACGGGGCGGCCGCGATCCGCGTCGACGACACGGCGCTGGCCCTGCGAGCGCTTGGCCGGGCAGCCCGGGCCCGGATCGGCGAACGCGTCGTCGGGGTGACGGGTTCGGTGGGCAAGACCTCGACCAAGGACCTGCTGGCCGGCGTCCTCGCCTCCACCTATCGGACGACGGCGAGCGCCAAGTCGTTCAACAACGAGCTCGGCTTGCCGCTCACCCTCGTCGGGGCCGAGGACGGTACCGAGGCTGCGGTGTTGGAGATGGGGGCCCGCGGGGTCGGGCACATCGCCACGCTGTGCGAGATCGCGTCGCCGACGGTGGGCGTGCTGACCCGCGTCGAGGCGGTGCACCTGGAAAACTTCGGTTCCCTCGAGGCGGTGGCACAGACCAAGGGGGAGTTGGTCGAGTCGCTTCCGGCCTCCGGTGTCGCCGTGCTCAACGCCGACGACGAGAACGTCGCCGCGATGGCCACGCGCACCGCCGCGCGGGTGTTGACCTATAGCGCAGCCGGCGCGTCGGCCGATCTCACCGCGGCCGACGTCGTGCTCGACGATGAGCTGCGCGCATCCTTCACTCTGCATTCGCCGTGGGGGAGCGTGCCGGTCCACCTCGGTGCGCGCGGCGAGCACCAGGTCGGTAACGCGCTGGCCGCCGCTGCTGCGGGCGGGTCGCTCGGCGTCGGACTCGACGGCATTGTTTCGGGGCTGCGCAGTGCCGCCCTGTCGGGGCTGCGGATGGAGTTCTCGCAGACCGATTCCGGGCTGACGATCATCAACGACGCCTACAACGCGAACCCGACGTCGATGACGGCGGCGTTGCAGGCATTGGTCCGCGTCGACGTCCCGCGCCGGGTGGCGGTGTTGGGCACGATGGCCGAGCTCGGCGAGGATGCGGCCCTCGCCCATCGCGAGATCGCCGAGCTGGCGTCGTCGCTCGGCGTCGACGTCGTCGCGGTCGATGAGCCGCGCTACGGCGACGGCGTCGTCCACGTCGGGGATGCGGCGGCCGCCGCGGACTATCTCGCTTCGCTCGACGCGCCGTTGGCAGTGCTGGTCAAGGGCAGCCGGGTCGCGGCGTTGGAGCGGGTCGTCGAGCTGCTCGGCTGA
- a CDS encoding ATP-dependent DNA ligase: MDLPVNPPVAPMLAKAVAAVPPQPDGESVWLYEPKWDGFRVLVFRDGDEVEMVSRGGKDLARYFPEVVEAVRRELPDKVVLDGEIGVPRAFGDVHRLDWDALSQRIHPAKSRIDMLAEQTPAIVIGFDALALGPADLMSEPFEVRRAALVAAVGSNGTASSIRASRVTADTGVAQRWFSAFEGAGLDGIVAKDRAGVYVPGKREMLKVKHKRTADCVITGYRVHRSGTGVGSLLLGLYGDDGELRMVGGSSAFSDAKRVELQTLLEPMRPDADTPHPGELTRWRHAGSGEFFPVNQELVAEFAYDQMENGRFRHTVKFLRWRPDREPDSCRYDQLEVPLSYDLYAVLEDA, translated from the coding sequence GTGGACCTTCCGGTGAACCCGCCCGTCGCGCCGATGCTGGCCAAGGCGGTGGCGGCCGTCCCGCCGCAGCCGGACGGTGAATCCGTCTGGCTGTACGAGCCGAAATGGGACGGGTTCCGGGTGCTGGTCTTCCGCGACGGCGACGAGGTCGAGATGGTCTCGCGGGGCGGCAAAGACCTGGCCCGCTATTTCCCCGAAGTCGTCGAGGCGGTGCGGCGGGAATTGCCCGACAAGGTCGTCCTCGACGGGGAGATCGGCGTTCCGCGCGCCTTCGGCGACGTCCACCGGCTCGACTGGGATGCGCTGAGCCAGCGCATTCACCCGGCCAAGTCGCGCATCGACATGCTGGCCGAGCAGACCCCGGCCATCGTCATCGGGTTCGACGCGCTGGCACTGGGACCCGCGGACCTGATGAGCGAGCCGTTTGAGGTGCGCCGGGCCGCGCTCGTGGCGGCCGTCGGGTCGAACGGCACCGCGTCGAGCATCCGGGCCAGTCGCGTCACCGCCGATACCGGGGTGGCGCAGCGCTGGTTCTCTGCCTTTGAGGGCGCCGGGCTCGACGGGATCGTGGCCAAGGACCGTGCCGGCGTGTACGTCCCGGGCAAGCGGGAGATGCTCAAGGTCAAGCACAAGCGCACCGCGGACTGCGTGATCACCGGCTATCGCGTCCACAGGAGCGGCACCGGCGTGGGTTCGTTGCTCCTCGGCCTGTACGGCGACGACGGGGAGCTCCGGATGGTCGGCGGATCGAGCGCCTTCAGCGACGCCAAGCGCGTGGAGCTGCAGACGCTCCTCGAGCCGATGCGCCCCGATGCGGACACCCCGCACCCGGGTGAACTGACCCGGTGGCGCCACGCCGGCAGCGGCGAGTTCTTCCCGGTGAACCAGGAGCTTGTCGCCGAGTTCGCCTATGACCAGATGGAGAACGGGCGCTTTCGCCACACGGTGAAATTCCTGCGCTGGCGGCCCGACCGGGAGCCCGACAGCTGTCGCTACGACCAGCTCGAGGTCCCGCTGTCCTACGACCTCTACGCCGTGTTGGAGGACGCGTGA
- a CDS encoding NuoB/complex I 20 kDa subunit family protein codes for MGIEEQVPSGFLLSTVEGLAGYMRKGSLWPATFGLACCAIEMMATTSGRYDLARFGMEAFRASPRQADLMIVAGRVSQKMAPVLRQIYDQMAEPKWVLAMGVCASSGGMFNNYAIVQGVDHIVPVDIYLPGCPPRPEMLLNAILKLHEKIQEMPLGANRAEAIAAAEQAALDSRPTIELKGLLR; via the coding sequence ATGGGTATCGAGGAACAGGTCCCCAGCGGCTTCCTGCTCAGCACCGTCGAAGGACTCGCCGGCTACATGCGCAAGGGCTCCCTCTGGCCGGCCACCTTCGGTCTGGCCTGCTGCGCGATCGAGATGATGGCGACGACATCGGGCCGCTACGACCTCGCCCGATTCGGCATGGAGGCCTTCCGCGCCTCCCCGCGGCAGGCCGACCTGATGATCGTCGCGGGCCGGGTGAGCCAGAAGATGGCACCGGTCCTGCGCCAGATCTATGACCAGATGGCCGAGCCGAAGTGGGTCCTCGCCATGGGGGTCTGCGCCTCTTCGGGCGGCATGTTCAACAACTACGCGATCGTGCAGGGCGTCGACCACATCGTCCCCGTCGACATCTACCTGCCCGGCTGCCCGCCCCGGCCCGAGATGCTCCTCAACGCGATCCTCAAACTGCACGAGAAGATCCAGGAGATGCCGCTGGGCGCCAACCGCGCCGAGGCGATCGCCGCCGCCGAGCAGGCCGCCTTGGACTCGCGCCCCACCATCGAGCTCAAGGGCCTGCTCCGATGA
- a CDS encoding FAD-dependent monooxygenase — MPPSPRPRAAVIGGGICGLASAIALRGRGWDVIVFEETASVVVGAGITLWANGLAALDAIGVGDAVRAAGNDLTQVRILDHTGRELLRQTSEPGSIVALHRRDLTAALLAALPSGVVTTRTPASIVDPERGIVEAAETTARYDLVVAADGVHSRTRLRWWPSAGERDCGIRAWRAVVPGAAEEAVTVWGPSGECGILPLPDDTTYVFGASRGRAREAGVAYFYEWVEPVPSLLRAMASPAVHDLTDVDPVRHPVRGRTVLLGDAAHAMRPHLGQGAGLSLEDAVVLAAHCSPSGFDGDGFVRARRRRWATTAWLARRATTLMMPPNRVVATAQRVVSTVPDRAMRGVVDRLARWRPPSS, encoded by the coding sequence ATGCCGCCTTCCCCGCGCCCGCGTGCCGCTGTTATCGGCGGCGGGATCTGTGGGCTGGCCAGTGCAATCGCGCTGCGGGGGCGCGGTTGGGATGTCATCGTTTTCGAAGAGACGGCCAGTGTCGTCGTCGGGGCGGGTATCACCCTGTGGGCCAACGGGCTCGCGGCATTGGACGCGATCGGGGTCGGCGACGCCGTGCGGGCCGCGGGCAACGATCTGACCCAGGTGCGCATCCTCGACCACACCGGGCGCGAACTCCTCCGCCAGACGAGCGAACCGGGATCCATCGTCGCGCTGCACCGTCGGGATCTGACAGCCGCTTTGCTGGCGGCGTTGCCGTCCGGGGTCGTGACCACCCGAACACCGGCGAGCATCGTCGACCCAGAGAGAGGGATCGTCGAGGCGGCGGAAACGACGGCTCGGTACGACCTGGTCGTCGCGGCCGACGGCGTCCACAGCCGAACGAGGCTGCGGTGGTGGCCGTCGGCCGGGGAACGCGACTGCGGTATCCGCGCCTGGCGGGCCGTCGTCCCCGGAGCCGCCGAGGAGGCGGTGACCGTGTGGGGGCCGTCCGGCGAGTGCGGGATCCTTCCGCTCCCCGACGACACGACCTACGTGTTCGGGGCGTCGCGAGGACGGGCCCGGGAGGCGGGGGTGGCCTACTTCTACGAGTGGGTGGAACCGGTGCCGTCGCTGTTGCGCGCGATGGCGTCCCCGGCCGTGCACGACCTCACCGACGTCGACCCGGTGCGCCACCCGGTGCGCGGGCGGACGGTGCTGCTCGGCGACGCCGCGCATGCGATGCGGCCGCACCTCGGACAGGGTGCGGGGCTCTCGCTGGAAGACGCCGTCGTGCTGGCCGCCCACTGCTCGCCCAGCGGGTTCGACGGGGATGGATTCGTGCGTGCCCGTCGTCGACGATGGGCGACGACGGCGTGGTTGGCCCGCCGCGCGACGACGCTGATGATGCCGCCGAACCGGGTCGTCGCAACCGCCCAGCGGGTGGTGTCGACCGTGCCGGATCGCGCGATGCGCGGCGTCGTCGACCGGTTGGCCCGATGGCGACCCCCGTCGTCATGA
- a CDS encoding alpha/beta hydrolase has translation MTSTAPHRPRRTLRQRLTYLSYGGLVGALVLLLASATPSLLPRGWFFQGVISGGAAAVGYALGVLITWLARFMVSRSEPWPKPQRFWWWALAFVAVFDAAVMFYWYVRWQNDLRDLMGVDRIGYSAIPKVLAVAFVAFPVLMAIGKFWGIGLRWVIALLRDLVPPRLATVVGGALVVALTVALVNGVLVENVMKVLNNSFAAANNETKADTSAPTSTLRSGGPGSTVSWDSLGREGRSNVADGPTVAQLTAFNGTPAMEPIRVYAGLDSAPDLGAIADAAVAELERTGGLKRKVIAVGSSTGSGWLNKAYIDSLEYMYNGDTALVSMQYSYLPSWISFLVDKERARQAGIQLFEAVSEKVREIPEAQRPKLVVFGESLGSFAGESPFGSIPTIAARTDGALFTGPTFNNQLWLDTTLDRDDGSPEVMPVWGKGKQVRFIADETDLGRPDAPWPGNRIVYIQHASDPITWWNPGLLFREPDWLKEPRGRDVLPAMHWIPVVSFLQVSADMAVAVNVPDTHGHHYLRAIPFSWAKILEPEGWTPEKTQRLVPLLKRDG, from the coding sequence ATGACCAGCACCGCGCCGCACCGGCCGAGAAGAACGTTGCGCCAACGGCTCACGTACTTGTCCTACGGCGGACTCGTCGGGGCGCTGGTCCTGCTGCTGGCGTCGGCGACCCCGTCGCTCCTACCGCGCGGCTGGTTCTTCCAGGGCGTGATCTCCGGCGGTGCGGCAGCCGTGGGCTATGCGCTCGGCGTGCTGATCACCTGGCTGGCCCGGTTCATGGTCTCGCGCAGTGAACCGTGGCCGAAACCGCAGCGGTTCTGGTGGTGGGCGCTGGCCTTCGTCGCCGTGTTCGACGCGGCGGTGATGTTCTACTGGTACGTCCGGTGGCAGAACGACCTGCGCGACCTGATGGGGGTCGACCGCATCGGGTACTCCGCCATCCCCAAGGTCCTCGCCGTCGCCTTCGTCGCCTTCCCGGTGCTGATGGCCATCGGCAAGTTCTGGGGCATCGGACTGCGCTGGGTCATCGCACTGCTGCGCGACCTGGTCCCGCCGCGGCTGGCGACGGTCGTGGGCGGCGCGCTCGTCGTCGCACTGACCGTCGCACTGGTCAACGGCGTGCTCGTCGAGAACGTCATGAAGGTGCTCAACAACTCCTTCGCGGCGGCCAACAACGAGACCAAGGCCGATACCTCGGCGCCCACCTCGACGTTGCGCTCCGGCGGACCCGGGTCGACGGTCAGTTGGGACTCGCTGGGCCGGGAGGGCCGCTCCAACGTCGCCGACGGTCCGACCGTCGCCCAGCTCACCGCGTTCAACGGCACCCCGGCCATGGAACCCATCCGGGTTTACGCCGGCCTCGACTCGGCCCCCGACCTCGGTGCCATCGCCGACGCCGCGGTCGCCGAACTCGAACGCACCGGCGGGCTCAAGCGCAAGGTCATCGCCGTCGGGTCGTCGACGGGAAGCGGCTGGCTGAACAAGGCCTACATCGACTCGCTCGAGTACATGTACAACGGCGACACCGCGCTCGTCTCGATGCAGTACTCGTACCTGCCCAGCTGGATTTCTTTCTTGGTCGACAAGGAACGCGCCCGCCAGGCCGGCATCCAGTTGTTCGAGGCGGTCAGCGAGAAGGTCCGCGAGATCCCCGAGGCGCAGCGCCCCAAGCTCGTCGTGTTCGGCGAATCGTTGGGCAGCTTCGCCGGGGAGTCCCCCTTCGGGTCGATCCCGACGATCGCCGCCCGCACCGACGGCGCCCTGTTCACCGGCCCGACGTTCAACAACCAGCTGTGGCTCGACACCACCCTCGACCGCGATGACGGTTCGCCCGAGGTGATGCCGGTGTGGGGCAAGGGCAAGCAGGTCCGGTTCATCGCCGACGAGACCGATCTCGGGCGCCCCGACGCACCGTGGCCGGGTAACCGCATCGTGTACATCCAGCACGCCTCGGACCCGATCACCTGGTGGAATCCCGGCCTGCTGTTCCGCGAGCCGGATTGGCTCAAAGAGCCCCGCGGGCGCGACGTGCTGCCCGCGATGCACTGGATCCCGGTGGTGAGCTTCCTGCAGGTGTCGGCCGACATGGCGGTGGCGGTCAACGTGCCCGACACGCACGGTCACCACTACCTGCGGGCGATCCCGTTCTCCTGGGCCAAGATCCTCGAGCCGGAGGGTTGGACGCCGGAGAAGACCCAGCGCCTGGTTCCGCTGCTCAAGCGCGACGGCTAA